From the Bubalus kerabau isolate K-KA32 ecotype Philippines breed swamp buffalo chromosome 2, PCC_UOA_SB_1v2, whole genome shotgun sequence genome, one window contains:
- the LOC129644441 gene encoding olfactory receptor 5AC1-like translates to MAEENMTLVMEFVLTGLTDLPGLQVPLFLVFLVIYLTTMAGNLGLIFLIWKDPHLHTPMYSFLGSLAFADACSSSSVTPKMLVNTLDKSQMMSLFECMAQYYFFGSSATTECFLLVVMAYDRYAAICSPLLYPVVMSNRLCTCLISASYAIGFLHPIIHVGLLSRLTFCRSNTIHHFYCEILPLFAISCIDPSINALVVFIFAAFIQAFTFTGIIVSYICVLFAILKKKSEKGRSKAFSTCSAHLLSVSLFYGTLFFMYVRPGSGQDQYQDKMYSLFYTIIIPLLNPFIYSLRNKEVLGALRKIIKI, encoded by the coding sequence ATGGCAGAAGAAAATATGACTCTGGTGATGGAATTTGTTCTCACAGGACTCACAGATCTCCCAGGGCTGCAGGTCCCCCTGTTCCTGGTGTTCCTGGTCATCTACCTCACCACCATGGCAGGCAACCTTGGACtgatttttctcatctggaagGACCCCCATcttcacacccccatgtactcATTCCTAGGCAGCTTGGCCTTTGCAGATGCTTGCTCTTCATCTTCTGTGACTCCCAAGATGCTTGTCAACACCTTAGATAAGAGTCAAATGATGTCTCTCTTTGAGTGCATGGCCCAATACTATTTTTTTGGTTCCAGTGCCACCACAGAATGTTTCCTCCTGGtggtgatggcctatgaccgctatgcaGCCATATGCAGCCCCTTACTTTACCCAGTGGTGATGTCCAACAGACTCTGCACTTGCTTGATAAGTGCATCATATGCAATTGGTTTTCTGCATCCTATAATACATGTAGGATTATTATCTAGATTAACTTTCTGCAGGTCTAATACAATACATCATTTCTACTGTGAAATCTTGCCACTTTTTGCAATTTCTTGCATTGATCCATCAATTAATGCAttagtggtttttatttttgctgctttTATACAGGCTTTTACTTTTACGGGTATTATAGTCTCctatatttgtgtcctctttgccATCCTGAAAAAGAAGTCTGAAAAGGGCAGGAgcaaagccttctccacctgcagTGCCCACCTTCTCTCTGTTTCCTTGTTCTATGGCACTCTCTTCTTCATGTATGTGCGTCCTGGGTCTGGCCAGGATCAATATCAGGATAAAATGTATTCACTGTTCTACACAATTATAATTCCCCTGCTAAACCCCTTTATTTATAGCCTAAGAAACAAGGAAGTTTTAGGTGcacttagaaaaataataaagatataa